One stretch of Harmonia axyridis chromosome 1, icHarAxyr1.1, whole genome shotgun sequence DNA includes these proteins:
- the LOC123671044 gene encoding protein transport protein Sec16A isoform X1, whose protein sequence is MSWLRKRGQSTTPSPGYTGPPSEPVPMYNPNQVFSTENVTPFYPYTENREIVRNSSPSLAQVQQMQYIPTQTYAPQATTPLIPQEDITNPFKRASAQMQNTNNTMPSNQFVQNANPTNDYSSRQHAFSQHFSQSVNLETPPENSEQPDYMSNSAAEKPFAMQPTLPPAPKAPMQQPWVGNSETIMTERNQYLETGHLSGIAEAPPPQVRMDYMTDYLMDEILDRPRLEVVGRRALDQMERNVENCNDEPPPGLSRMVLGQNEQNENGSEDASNPGFDGNGANSSFEPINFPYGLRRMVPGESSSPENSTRQSTFQSQDINVPDSDPEFGGVPQLRSATIGADTPPTTSAPLNQVTLPSVGASDRSETIGAADEGEMPRGSSISPTNGGKKTSRKAKEQTNDYVEVGQHTESEIGSLVASVRNLTVGENSSDETNEVSVKAEPRKKVSRPESSESETEKRAKTPPRDRKDRRYKGERRDDRRERDNYSPESRARRYERRKYRDRNHDDSGDYYSDGERDKTKQDRDYDKKYYSLRKDKERDRRRKESPREYERDGRRKRDEYYHRYEDSYDNEERSSRPSSRSDSMHDSMYRGSRRSEKDSRDRRRDRPAARDRERDKHRRPRDPYNPYNMPGYGGYDPYNPYYQQYQYQYYENLRRTNPQAYAEIYRKYYEQHAARHPPGYAPEDRSSVHSGRSSVNGDMAKDRFTRQSYYSHASSVPYMADYYARDSQTNSISGHYDLDESSYSRQKDTTDSFILEDSSVKAGRTTPAKFPTAHTKVSIACGRVVKVLPNYPQDGQPALVELAGLGTYLQNDDEYKELSQYPGPLVKGVTHKKTVIEYCENKIKNVGSNSDVCGDPDSYVLMWEFLILLLRQNGKVVGTDIAELLLKNRTENLPVRPASVLSNISSTTGDVQAVSETSLPQVSEGVNFGSMSLLKEEEVTNKFREYLLYGSEQEALEWAMKHGLWGHALFLASKLGKRTHSNVMIRFANGLTMNDPLQTLYQLLSGRIPSAVSGVAEEKWGDWKPHLAMMLSNSSLQPELNRKAITAMGDTLMARGSLCAAQFCYLMAETGFGRYGADNVKMVLLGSNHNKPFPQFATNEAVHMTEIYEYACSLNDQDFMLPELQVYKYLLATRLASFGLLQKSLAFLERIALYITNNPSNVQSSLVNNVCNLADRLKYYDLVSVDDEEESAEHMADNRLDNTWLKTLKTLQDNINSGLMTYNANDMTLTDTIQSGTYGSTLDPARQNAWDQPQLYPQQYQGEVGQSPWQSDQQAQLDPSMDGYGQVDHQQLEGFTSYQDQQSYWSNQQQQQWDAGTNQQSNESLSRDQSNYYGSANTQSESGKAQNNSTEEEVRPQISMPGQSKGRSIFDEDEPLPHEKAQNDKRQQQAKAEPAKPKESSGWFGGIFSKLAPKPKNQMKLPDDKNPTIVWDEDKKRWVNVDEDNNNPSTNELKPPPKMSDIMTPSPKPQIPQANHNTTNNNSNNNAMPQGYTNPMSYSQNNNSMNVPQQPLPANNNNQQPQMVGAPNQDGLSQQSNIFKLQKSRNLKKSYIDVFNPGGVATKPAVPAPQMPGFPVANNNAPQMNFFIPQPVTDPNAPTNFLTQGNPVIQPQYDESAQLSRWSSASSLSREVQYYMRQKPQLRRPAHR, encoded by the exons ATGTCGTGGTTAAGGAAAAGGGGACAAAGCACTACCCCAAGCCCTGGTTACACGGGGCCGCCATCAGAACCAGTCCCTATGTACAATCCAAATCAAGTG TTTTCCACAGAAAATGTCACACCTTTTTATCCGTACACTGAAAATAGAGAAATAGTCAGGAACAGTAGTCCCAGTTTGGCCCAGGTACAACAAATGCAATACATTCCAACTCAAACATATGCGCCTCAAGCAACTACTCCTTTGATACCTCAAGAAGATATAACGAACCCGTTTAAGAGAGCATCTGCACAGATGCAAAATACTAACAACACCATGCCATCAAATCAGTTCGTGCAGAATGCTAACCCTACAAATGATTACTCTTCTCGTCAGCATGCTTTCTCACAGCATTTTAGTCAGTCGGTCAATTTAGAAACACCGCCTGAAAACTCGGAACAACCGGATTACATGTCtaattcggctgctgaaaaaCCTTTTGCAATG CAGCCGACTCTACCTCCGGCGCCCAAGGCCCCCATGCAGCAGCCCTGGGTTGGCAACAGCGAAACTATCATGACCGAGAGGAATCAATACTTGGAGACCGGTCACCTGAGCGGCATAGCCGAAGCTCCGCCTCCACAGGTGCGGATGGACTACATGACCGACTACCTAATGGACGAGATACTCGACAGGCCACGCCTAGAGGTGGTGGGGAGGCGTGCCTTGGACCAGATGGAACGGAACGTGGAGAATTGCAACGACGAGCCTCCGCCGGGTCTCAGCCGGATGGTTTTGGGACAGAACGAGCAAAACGAGAACGGTTCGGAGGACGCTTCGAACCCTGGCTTCGACGGGAACGGCGCTAA CAGCTCCTTCGAGCCGATCAACTTCCCGTACGGTCTTCGCAGGATGGTGCCGGGCGAATCTAGCTCTCCGGAGAACTCGACCAGGCAGTCGACTTTCCAATCCCAAGATATCAATGTCCCAGACTCCGATCCCGAGTTCGGCGGAGTGCCTCAGCTTAGATCGGCTACCATCGGCGCAGACACGCCCCCCACAACCTCTGCGCCACTGAACCAAGTAACTCTCCCCAGTGTTGGCGCCTCTGATCGGTCCGAAACCATCGGTGCGGCCGACGAAGGGGAAATGCCCAGAG GATCAAGTATTTCACCTACTAACGGTGGGAAAAAAACAAGCAGGAAGGCTAAGGAACAAACAAACGATTATGTGGAAGTAGGACAACATACTGAGTCGGAAATCGGTTCTCTTGTAGCCAGTGTGCGTAACCTCACTGTAGGAGAGAATTCGTCAGACGAAACGAACGAAGTCAGTGTCAAAGCCGAGCCTAGAAAGAAGGTCAGTCGACCGGAATCTTCAGAAAGTGAGACTGAGAAAAGGGCCAAGACTCCGCCTAGAGATAGGAAGGACAGGAGGTACAAGGGGGAGAGGAGAGATGATAGGAGAGAAAGG GATAATTATTCGCCTGAGTCTAGAGCAAGACGTTATGAAAGAAGGAAGTACAGAGATAGAAATCATGACGATAGTGGAGATTATTACAGCGATGGCGAACGTGATAAAACAAAACAAGATAGGGATTacgataaaaaatattatagctTGAGGAAGGACAAGGAGAGAGATAGGAGACGGAAAGAAAGCCCTAGGGAGTATGAACGAGATGGCAg GAGAAAAAGAGATGAATATTATCATAGATACGAGGATTCTTATGATAACGAAGAAAGGTCTAGCCGGCCTTCCAGTAGATCTGATTCTATGCACGACTCCATGTACAGGGGCAGTAGGAGGTCCGAAAAGGACTCCAGAGATCGAAGGAGAGATAGGCCAGCTGCTAGAGATAGAGAGAGGGATAAGCACAGGAGACCCAGGGATCCCTATAATCCCTACAACATGCCT ggttaCGGTGGCTACGACCCCTACAACCCATACTACCAACAGTACCAATACCAGTACTACGAAAATCTGCGCAGGACCAATCCGCAGGCTTACGCTGAGATATACAGGAAATATTACGAGCAACACGCTGCCAGGCATCCCCCTGGTTACGCCCCAGAAGACAGGTCTTCGGTACATTCTGGTAGGAGTTCTGTTAACGGTGATATGGCCAAAGACAG GTTTACCAGGCAGAGCTATTATAGTCATGCGTCAAGTGTGCCATACATGGCAGATTACTACGCCAGAGATTCCCAAACAAATAGTATATCAGGTCATTACGACCTGGATGAATCTAG CTACTCTAGACAGAAGGACACCACCGACTCCTTCATTCTGGAGGACTCTTCGGTGAAGGCCGGAAGGACCACGCCCGCCAAGTTCCCCACGGCCCACACCAAGGTGTCCATTGCTTGCGGCCGGGTGGTCAAGGTACTTCCCAACTACCCGCAGGATGGCCAACCGGCTCTGGTGGAGTTGGCCGGCCTGGGGACGTATCTGCAGAACGACGACGAGTACAAGGAGCTGTCGCAGTACCCGGGGCCTCTGGTCAAGGGGGTGACGCACAAGAAGACTGTCATTGAATACTGCGAGAACAAGATCAAGAACGTGGGCTCCAACTCGGACGTGTGCGGAGATCCTGATTCCTACGTGTTGATGTGGGAGTTTTTGATATTGCTGTTGAGGCAGAATGGG AAAGTAGTCGGTACTGACATAGCGGAACTACTACTGAAGAACAGGACTGAAAATCTGCCTGTACGACCAGCTTCCGTACTATCCAATATCAGCAGTACTACCGGAGATGTACAAGCAGTGTCCGAGACTAGCCTGCCTCAAGTATCGGAAGGCGTCAACTTTGGCTCGATGTCATTGCTTAAGGAGGAAGAAGTCACGAATAAATTCAGGGAGTACTTGCTCTATGGTTCGGAGCAAGAGGCTTTAG AATGGGCGATGAAGCACGGTCTATGGGGACACGCCCTCTTCCTGGCCAGTAAACTGGGCAAGAGGACCCATTCAAACGTGATGATCAGATTTGCTAATGGGTTGACGATGAACGATCCTCTTCAAACACTCTATCAGCTGTTGTCTGGAAGGATCCCGTCTGCTGTTAGC GGCGTGGCCGAGGAGAAATGGGGCGATTGGAAGCCACACCTGGCGATGATGCTGTCCAACTCATCTCTCCAGCCCGAGCTTAACCGCAAGGCGATCACGGCCATGGGCGACACCCTGATGGCCAGGGGCAGCCTGTGCGCCGCCCAGTTCTGCTACCTGATGGCAGAGACCGGCTTCGGTCGCTACGGCGCCGACAACGTCAAGATGGTGCTTCTCGGCTCGAACCACAACAAGCCCTTCCCCCAGTTCGCCACCAACGAGGCGGTGCACATGACGGAGATTTACGAGTATGCGTGCAGCCTCAACGATCAGGACTTCATGCTGCCTGAGCTACAG GTTTACAAATACCTTCTGGCGACGAGGTTGGCCAGTTTTGGACTTCTGCAGAAGTCCCTAGCCTTCCTGGAGAGGATAGCCCTGTACATAACGAATAATCCCTCTAACGTGCAATCTAGTCTAGTGAACAACGTGTGCAATTTGGCGGACAGGCTGAAGTATTACGATCTTGTCAGCGTTGATGATGAAGAGGAGAGCGCAGAGCATATGGCCGATAACAGGTTGGACAATACCTGGTTGAAGACGCTGAAGACGTTACAGGACAACATCAAT TCGGGACTGATGACGTACAACGCAAACGACATGACGTTGACAGATACGATTCAGTCTGGTACATACGGCAGCACTCTAGATCCTGCCCGTCAGAATGCCTGGGATCAGCCGCAGTTATATCCACAGCAGTATCAGGGTGAGGTTGGCCAGTCACCATGGCAATCTGACCAGCAGGCTCAGCTTGATCCCTCTATGGATGGTTACGGGCAAGTTGATCACCAGCAACTAGAAG GTTTCACTTCCTACCAAGACCAACAGTCTTACTGGTCTAACCAGCAACAGCAACAATGGGATGCAGGTACCAACCAGCAGAGTAACGAGAGTTTGAGCCGAGATCAGTCGAACTATTACGGCTCTGCGAATACTCAGAGTGAG TCCGGAAAGGCGCAAAATAACTCGACAGAA GAGGAGGTCAGGCCTCAGATTTCCATGCCGGGCCAATCCAAGGGCAGGTCGATATTCGACGAGGACGAGCCTCTGCCGCACGAGAAGGCCCAGAACGACAAGCGACAGCAGCAGGCCAAGGCGGAGCCGGCCAAGCCGAAGGAGAGCTCCGGTTGGTTCGGAGGCATCTTCAGCAAGCTGGCGCCGAAACCCAAGAACCAGATGAAGCTGCCGGACGACAAGAATCCGACG ATCGTGTGGGACGAAGACAAGAAGAGATGGGTCAACGTCGACGAAGACAACAATAATCCGTCAACGAACGAACTCAAGCCACCACCGAAGATGTCCGATATCATGACTCCATCGCCCAAACCTCAAATACCTCAAGCGAACCACAACACCACCAACAATAACAGCAACAACAACGCGATGCCTCAAGGTTACACCAATCCCATGTCCTACAGTCAAAACAACAACAGCATGAACGTCCCCCAACAGCCTCTACCGGCCAACAACAATAACCAGCAGCCGCAGATGGTGGGAGCTCCCAATCAAGATGGCCTATCTCAACAGTCCAACATCTTCAAGCTGCAGAAGAGTAGAA atttgaaAAAGTCCTACATCGACGTCTTCAACCCAGGCGGCGTTGCAACGAAGCCGGCAGTTCCAGCGCCCCAAATGCCAGGGTTTCCAGTGGCCAACAACAACGCACCTCAGATGAATTTCTTCATTCCACAACCGGTGACCGACCCGAACGCACCAACGAACTTTCTGACTCAAGGCAACCCGGTCATCCAGCCACAGTACGATGAATCTGCGCAG TTGTCTAGATGGAGCTCGGCTAGTTCGCTATCAAGGGAGGTTCAGTACTATATGCGGCAAAAGCCGCAGTTACGTCGACCTGCGCATCGGTAG
- the LOC123671044 gene encoding protein transport protein Sec16B isoform X3 produces the protein MSWLRKRGQSTTPSPGYTGPPSEPVPMYNPNQVFSTENVTPFYPYTENREIVRNSSPSLAQVQQMQYIPTQTYAPQATTPLIPQEDITNPFKRASAQMQNTNNTMPSNQFVQNANPTNDYSSRQHAFSQHFSQSVNLETPPENSEQPDYMSNSAAEKPFAMQPTLPPAPKAPMQQPWVGNSETIMTERNQYLETGHLSGIAEAPPPQVRMDYMTDYLMDEILDRPRLEVVGRRALDQMERNVENCNDEPPPGLSRMVLGQNEQNENGSEDASNPGFDGNGANSSFEPINFPYGLRRMVPGESSSPENSTRQSTFQSQDINVPDSDPEFGGVPQLRSATIGADTPPTTSAPLNQVTLPSVGASDRSETIGAADEGEMPRGSSISPTNGGKKTSRKAKEQTNDYVEVGQHTESEIGSLVASVRNLTVGENSSDETNEVSVKAEPRKKVSRPESSESETEKRAKTPPRDRKDRRYKGERRDDRRERDNYSPESRARRYERRKYRDRNHDDSGDYYSDGERDKTKQDRDYDKKYYSLRKDKERDRRRKESPREYERDGRRKRDEYYHRYEDSYDNEERSSRPSSRSDSMHDSMYRGSRRSEKDSRDRRRDRPAARDRERDKHRRPRDPYNPYNMPGYGGYDPYNPYYQQYQYQYYENLRRTNPQAYAEIYRKYYEQHAARHPPGYAPEDRSSVHSGRSSVNGDMAKDRFTRQSYYSHASSVPYMADYYARDSQTNSISGHYDLDESSYSRQKDTTDSFILEDSSVKAGRTTPAKFPTAHTKVSIACGRVVKVLPNYPQDGQPALVELAGLGTYLQNDDEYKELSQYPGPLVKGVTHKKTVIEYCENKIKNVGSNSDVCGDPDSYVLMWEFLILLLRQNGKVVGTDIAELLLKNRTENLPVRPASVLSNISSTTGDVQAVSETSLPQVSEGVNFGSMSLLKEEEVTNKFREYLLYGSEQEALEWAMKHGLWGHALFLASKLGKRTHSNVMIRFANGLTMNDPLQTLYQLLSGRIPSAVSGVAEEKWGDWKPHLAMMLSNSSLQPELNRKAITAMGDTLMARGSLCAAQFCYLMAETGFGRYGADNVKMVLLGSNHNKPFPQFATNEAVHMTEIYEYACSLNDQDFMLPELQVYKYLLATRLASFGLLQKSLAFLERIALYITNNPSNVQSSLVNNVCNLADRLKYYDLVSVDDEEESAEHMADNRLDNTWLKTLKTLQDNINSGLMTYNANDMTLTDTIQSGTYGSTLDPARQNAWDQPQLYPQQYQGEVGQSPWQSDQQAQLDPSMDGYGQVDHQQLEGFTSYQDQQSYWSNQQQQQWDAGTNQQSNESLSRDQSNYYGSANTQSESGKAQNNSTEEEVRPQISMPGQSKGRSIFDEDEPLPHEKAQNDKRQQQAKAEPAKPKESSGWFGGIFSKLAPKPKNQMKLPDDKNPTIVWDEDKKRWVNVDEDNNNPSTNELKPPPKMSDIMTPSPKPQIPQANHNTTNNNSNNNAMPQGYTNPMSYSQNNNSMNVPQQPLPANNNNQQPQMVGAPNQDGLSQQSNIFKLQKSRNLKKSYIDVFNPGGVATKPAVPAPQMPGFPVANNNAPQMNFFIPQPVTDPNAPTNFLTQGNPVIQPQYDESAQGRR, from the exons ATGTCGTGGTTAAGGAAAAGGGGACAAAGCACTACCCCAAGCCCTGGTTACACGGGGCCGCCATCAGAACCAGTCCCTATGTACAATCCAAATCAAGTG TTTTCCACAGAAAATGTCACACCTTTTTATCCGTACACTGAAAATAGAGAAATAGTCAGGAACAGTAGTCCCAGTTTGGCCCAGGTACAACAAATGCAATACATTCCAACTCAAACATATGCGCCTCAAGCAACTACTCCTTTGATACCTCAAGAAGATATAACGAACCCGTTTAAGAGAGCATCTGCACAGATGCAAAATACTAACAACACCATGCCATCAAATCAGTTCGTGCAGAATGCTAACCCTACAAATGATTACTCTTCTCGTCAGCATGCTTTCTCACAGCATTTTAGTCAGTCGGTCAATTTAGAAACACCGCCTGAAAACTCGGAACAACCGGATTACATGTCtaattcggctgctgaaaaaCCTTTTGCAATG CAGCCGACTCTACCTCCGGCGCCCAAGGCCCCCATGCAGCAGCCCTGGGTTGGCAACAGCGAAACTATCATGACCGAGAGGAATCAATACTTGGAGACCGGTCACCTGAGCGGCATAGCCGAAGCTCCGCCTCCACAGGTGCGGATGGACTACATGACCGACTACCTAATGGACGAGATACTCGACAGGCCACGCCTAGAGGTGGTGGGGAGGCGTGCCTTGGACCAGATGGAACGGAACGTGGAGAATTGCAACGACGAGCCTCCGCCGGGTCTCAGCCGGATGGTTTTGGGACAGAACGAGCAAAACGAGAACGGTTCGGAGGACGCTTCGAACCCTGGCTTCGACGGGAACGGCGCTAA CAGCTCCTTCGAGCCGATCAACTTCCCGTACGGTCTTCGCAGGATGGTGCCGGGCGAATCTAGCTCTCCGGAGAACTCGACCAGGCAGTCGACTTTCCAATCCCAAGATATCAATGTCCCAGACTCCGATCCCGAGTTCGGCGGAGTGCCTCAGCTTAGATCGGCTACCATCGGCGCAGACACGCCCCCCACAACCTCTGCGCCACTGAACCAAGTAACTCTCCCCAGTGTTGGCGCCTCTGATCGGTCCGAAACCATCGGTGCGGCCGACGAAGGGGAAATGCCCAGAG GATCAAGTATTTCACCTACTAACGGTGGGAAAAAAACAAGCAGGAAGGCTAAGGAACAAACAAACGATTATGTGGAAGTAGGACAACATACTGAGTCGGAAATCGGTTCTCTTGTAGCCAGTGTGCGTAACCTCACTGTAGGAGAGAATTCGTCAGACGAAACGAACGAAGTCAGTGTCAAAGCCGAGCCTAGAAAGAAGGTCAGTCGACCGGAATCTTCAGAAAGTGAGACTGAGAAAAGGGCCAAGACTCCGCCTAGAGATAGGAAGGACAGGAGGTACAAGGGGGAGAGGAGAGATGATAGGAGAGAAAGG GATAATTATTCGCCTGAGTCTAGAGCAAGACGTTATGAAAGAAGGAAGTACAGAGATAGAAATCATGACGATAGTGGAGATTATTACAGCGATGGCGAACGTGATAAAACAAAACAAGATAGGGATTacgataaaaaatattatagctTGAGGAAGGACAAGGAGAGAGATAGGAGACGGAAAGAAAGCCCTAGGGAGTATGAACGAGATGGCAg GAGAAAAAGAGATGAATATTATCATAGATACGAGGATTCTTATGATAACGAAGAAAGGTCTAGCCGGCCTTCCAGTAGATCTGATTCTATGCACGACTCCATGTACAGGGGCAGTAGGAGGTCCGAAAAGGACTCCAGAGATCGAAGGAGAGATAGGCCAGCTGCTAGAGATAGAGAGAGGGATAAGCACAGGAGACCCAGGGATCCCTATAATCCCTACAACATGCCT ggttaCGGTGGCTACGACCCCTACAACCCATACTACCAACAGTACCAATACCAGTACTACGAAAATCTGCGCAGGACCAATCCGCAGGCTTACGCTGAGATATACAGGAAATATTACGAGCAACACGCTGCCAGGCATCCCCCTGGTTACGCCCCAGAAGACAGGTCTTCGGTACATTCTGGTAGGAGTTCTGTTAACGGTGATATGGCCAAAGACAG GTTTACCAGGCAGAGCTATTATAGTCATGCGTCAAGTGTGCCATACATGGCAGATTACTACGCCAGAGATTCCCAAACAAATAGTATATCAGGTCATTACGACCTGGATGAATCTAG CTACTCTAGACAGAAGGACACCACCGACTCCTTCATTCTGGAGGACTCTTCGGTGAAGGCCGGAAGGACCACGCCCGCCAAGTTCCCCACGGCCCACACCAAGGTGTCCATTGCTTGCGGCCGGGTGGTCAAGGTACTTCCCAACTACCCGCAGGATGGCCAACCGGCTCTGGTGGAGTTGGCCGGCCTGGGGACGTATCTGCAGAACGACGACGAGTACAAGGAGCTGTCGCAGTACCCGGGGCCTCTGGTCAAGGGGGTGACGCACAAGAAGACTGTCATTGAATACTGCGAGAACAAGATCAAGAACGTGGGCTCCAACTCGGACGTGTGCGGAGATCCTGATTCCTACGTGTTGATGTGGGAGTTTTTGATATTGCTGTTGAGGCAGAATGGG AAAGTAGTCGGTACTGACATAGCGGAACTACTACTGAAGAACAGGACTGAAAATCTGCCTGTACGACCAGCTTCCGTACTATCCAATATCAGCAGTACTACCGGAGATGTACAAGCAGTGTCCGAGACTAGCCTGCCTCAAGTATCGGAAGGCGTCAACTTTGGCTCGATGTCATTGCTTAAGGAGGAAGAAGTCACGAATAAATTCAGGGAGTACTTGCTCTATGGTTCGGAGCAAGAGGCTTTAG AATGGGCGATGAAGCACGGTCTATGGGGACACGCCCTCTTCCTGGCCAGTAAACTGGGCAAGAGGACCCATTCAAACGTGATGATCAGATTTGCTAATGGGTTGACGATGAACGATCCTCTTCAAACACTCTATCAGCTGTTGTCTGGAAGGATCCCGTCTGCTGTTAGC GGCGTGGCCGAGGAGAAATGGGGCGATTGGAAGCCACACCTGGCGATGATGCTGTCCAACTCATCTCTCCAGCCCGAGCTTAACCGCAAGGCGATCACGGCCATGGGCGACACCCTGATGGCCAGGGGCAGCCTGTGCGCCGCCCAGTTCTGCTACCTGATGGCAGAGACCGGCTTCGGTCGCTACGGCGCCGACAACGTCAAGATGGTGCTTCTCGGCTCGAACCACAACAAGCCCTTCCCCCAGTTCGCCACCAACGAGGCGGTGCACATGACGGAGATTTACGAGTATGCGTGCAGCCTCAACGATCAGGACTTCATGCTGCCTGAGCTACAG GTTTACAAATACCTTCTGGCGACGAGGTTGGCCAGTTTTGGACTTCTGCAGAAGTCCCTAGCCTTCCTGGAGAGGATAGCCCTGTACATAACGAATAATCCCTCTAACGTGCAATCTAGTCTAGTGAACAACGTGTGCAATTTGGCGGACAGGCTGAAGTATTACGATCTTGTCAGCGTTGATGATGAAGAGGAGAGCGCAGAGCATATGGCCGATAACAGGTTGGACAATACCTGGTTGAAGACGCTGAAGACGTTACAGGACAACATCAAT TCGGGACTGATGACGTACAACGCAAACGACATGACGTTGACAGATACGATTCAGTCTGGTACATACGGCAGCACTCTAGATCCTGCCCGTCAGAATGCCTGGGATCAGCCGCAGTTATATCCACAGCAGTATCAGGGTGAGGTTGGCCAGTCACCATGGCAATCTGACCAGCAGGCTCAGCTTGATCCCTCTATGGATGGTTACGGGCAAGTTGATCACCAGCAACTAGAAG GTTTCACTTCCTACCAAGACCAACAGTCTTACTGGTCTAACCAGCAACAGCAACAATGGGATGCAGGTACCAACCAGCAGAGTAACGAGAGTTTGAGCCGAGATCAGTCGAACTATTACGGCTCTGCGAATACTCAGAGTGAG TCCGGAAAGGCGCAAAATAACTCGACAGAA GAGGAGGTCAGGCCTCAGATTTCCATGCCGGGCCAATCCAAGGGCAGGTCGATATTCGACGAGGACGAGCCTCTGCCGCACGAGAAGGCCCAGAACGACAAGCGACAGCAGCAGGCCAAGGCGGAGCCGGCCAAGCCGAAGGAGAGCTCCGGTTGGTTCGGAGGCATCTTCAGCAAGCTGGCGCCGAAACCCAAGAACCAGATGAAGCTGCCGGACGACAAGAATCCGACG ATCGTGTGGGACGAAGACAAGAAGAGATGGGTCAACGTCGACGAAGACAACAATAATCCGTCAACGAACGAACTCAAGCCACCACCGAAGATGTCCGATATCATGACTCCATCGCCCAAACCTCAAATACCTCAAGCGAACCACAACACCACCAACAATAACAGCAACAACAACGCGATGCCTCAAGGTTACACCAATCCCATGTCCTACAGTCAAAACAACAACAGCATGAACGTCCCCCAACAGCCTCTACCGGCCAACAACAATAACCAGCAGCCGCAGATGGTGGGAGCTCCCAATCAAGATGGCCTATCTCAACAGTCCAACATCTTCAAGCTGCAGAAGAGTAGAA atttgaaAAAGTCCTACATCGACGTCTTCAACCCAGGCGGCGTTGCAACGAAGCCGGCAGTTCCAGCGCCCCAAATGCCAGGGTTTCCAGTGGCCAACAACAACGCACCTCAGATGAATTTCTTCATTCCACAACCGGTGACCGACCCGAACGCACCAACGAACTTTCTGACTCAAGGCAACCCGGTCATCCAGCCACAGTACGATGAATCTGCGCAG GGACGTCGCTGA